A window from Leptothermofonsia sichuanensis E412 encodes these proteins:
- a CDS encoding DNA starvation/stress protection protein DpsA — protein MADTQSLLRSFDQVYDNPVLLDHSVTAPICEGLNIALASFQALYLQYQKHHFVVEGAEFYSLHEFFSDSYEQVEGYVHKLGERLNGLGGTPAASFTKLAELCCFTPELDGAFSSRQMVENDLQAEQAVISLLRRQAGQAESLGDRATRYLYEQILLETEDRAFHLAHFLAHDSLTLAYVQGVNN, from the coding sequence ATGGCTGACACTCAAAGTTTATTACGTTCCTTTGACCAGGTTTATGATAATCCGGTCTTGTTGGACCATTCCGTGACTGCTCCAATCTGTGAGGGGTTAAATATTGCGCTGGCTAGTTTTCAAGCGCTGTATTTGCAGTATCAAAAACATCATTTCGTTGTAGAAGGTGCAGAGTTTTATTCCCTGCATGAATTCTTTTCCGATAGCTATGAACAGGTTGAGGGCTATGTTCACAAACTCGGAGAGCGCCTGAACGGCCTCGGGGGAACTCCCGCTGCAAGTTTCACCAAGCTGGCTGAGCTGTGCTGTTTTACCCCAGAACTGGATGGTGCTTTTTCTTCACGGCAAATGGTTGAAAATGATCTTCAAGCAGAGCAGGCGGTGATTAGCCTCCTGCGTCGGCAGGCAGGGCAGGCAGAAAGCCTGGGCGATCGCGCAACCCGTTACCTGTATGAACAAATTCTGCTCGAAACTGAAGATCGGGCATTCCATCTGGCGCACTTCCTGGCACACGACAGCCTGACACTGGCTTACGTCCAGGGAGTCAACAACTAG